A stretch of DNA from Candidatus Pseudomonas phytovorans:
TCCACGGGCGGTTGAAATCACTGGCGGGCAACTCGCTGTAGGCCAGGCGTTTGCCGTCGTACAGCACATCGCCATCGGCATACTCGGTTTCGTTGAAGCCTGCTTCATAGGTGCTGTAAGCATTCTTGCTGCGCGACCAGTCCAGCGCCAGCTGCAGGCTGGTGACGCTGCCAAGCACGCGAAACGACTGGTTGGGGGTGATGGTGAGGGACACGTTGTCGCTCTCGCTGGAGCCGGCATTGACGTAGTTGTAGTAAATGGCCTGGTAACCCTCGGCCGGGTCGAGACCCAACACCCGCGACGAGGCGCGCACCACTTGGTCGTTGCCTTTACGGTGCACGTACTTGAGGCGGAAGTCGGTGTTCAGCCAGCGCTGCTCGAGGCCCAGCATCAGTTCGTCGTCGTAGGGGATGTTCATGTCCGCGAGGCGGTTGGTGTCCAGTTGCTGGCGCCCCACCCATTCGCTGGTCTGGCTGGCGCGGGTGTAGGTGGTGTTGAGGGCCTGGCGGCCGTCGGCGAGGCGGTACTTGAACAGGTTGCGGCCGTAGTAGCGGTTGGCGCCGAACACCAGCACGGTGCTGCGGTCACCAAAGAAGTCGTAGTCACCGGCAAAACGCGGGGACACGGTCTTCTGCTTCATGTAGTCGTCGCCCTCGAAGCGCAGGCCTGGGCGCAGGCTGAGCTTGCCGATCTGCATCTGGTCGTCGATGAAGAAGGCGTAGGCGTTTTCGGTCAGGTCGATCTTGCCGGCGTTGTACTGGGTACGGGTTCTGCCCCACTGGCGGCTGTCGCCGTTGAGCAACGGGCTGACCGAGCACCAGGGGTCACTGCCTGCGCAGCTTGTGCCGTTGTCGCGGGTGAACGTGGTCACGCTCTGCGCGCCTTCCTCACGCTCCCACACCGCGCGCTGCCGGGACAGCTCAAGGCCGGTGGTGAAACCGTGACTGATACCGGCGAAATCGAAGGTCTGCCACTCACCCTTGAGGGTGTAGTCGATGCCGCGCTGGGTCTGGTCGAGGTTGCCGAACGCGCCCTCGCCGCTTTTTGCGGTGTTGCTGCTGGGGTTACCCCAGTTCTTGGCGTCGGAGTACCACCACAGCACGGTGTCGGTTTCATCGGACTCGCGTGAGCTGTAAAGGTTGGTCAGCGCCAGCGTATGGGTCCAGCGCGCCTGGTCACCTTCCCAAATCGCCTTCAGCGAGCCCTGCCAGCCGCCGTTGGTGTTGGTGAAACCCGAGTTGAGGAAGTTCTCGCGGAAGAACACGTTCTCCTGCGGCGCCTTGATGAACGAGCCTTCCAGGGTGAGCCGGTCGTTGACGTCCCAGTAGGTCTTGAGCATGTAGTTGTCGAGCTGGCGAGTCTGGTCTTCGCGGCTGTCGTTGTTGGGGCTGGTGTAACCGTTCTCGTAGCGGTTGAGCGGAATCACCGAGCGGCGCTGGGAAAAGCTCAGGATCGCGCCGAAGTTGTCGGTCAGGTGGCCTTCGAGCATGCCACGCAGGGTGGTTTTCTCGAACTCGGGCTGGTACTGCTCGGAGGACGAGTTAGCGAAGCTTTCCTGGTCGTACTGGGTTATGTGGTAGCGGGTCCATTCCGAACGGCTGATGCCGTAAGAGAACTTGCCGTGAAAATCGTTGCTCGGGCGGCGGGTGATGGCATCGATCACACCACCGTTGAAACCGCC
This window harbors:
- a CDS encoding TonB-dependent receptor, whose product is MTETSSRKPRSARGWSLRLKNVLGCGLLGLGCVLPAPLLWAAEAPAQTAQVHAFSIPAQSLAAALIAFGQQSGLQVSVDAQMLEGAQSNPVQGNFSSEAALSRLLSGSGLTWDADGEVISLRLLHSEADAGPLELHDTLVLGDTEGNGYLGATVISGKAIRAFPGANGDITTLLQMHPSVQFSGSQKSSNTPGEIDPADISINGAKFYQNNFMIDGISINNDLDPGAHGYSQNRQFDAAPSNPHGIALDADLLQEVKVYDSNVPVEYGGFNGGVIDAITRRPSNDFHGKFSYGISRSEWTRYHITQYDQESFANSSSEQYQPEFEKTTLRGMLEGHLTDNFGAILSFSQRRSVIPLNRYENGYTSPNNDSREDQTRQLDNYMLKTYWDVNDRLTLEGSFIKAPQENVFFRENFLNSGFTNTNGGWQGSLKAIWEGDQARWTHTLALTNLYSSRESDETDTVLWWYSDAKNWGNPSSNTAKSGEGAFGNLDQTQRGIDYTLKGEWQTFDFAGISHGFTTGLELSRQRAVWEREEGAQSVTTFTRDNGTSCAGSDPWCSVSPLLNGDSRQWGRTRTQYNAGKIDLTENAYAFFIDDQMQIGKLSLRPGLRFEGDDYMKQKTVSPRFAGDYDFFGDRSTVLVFGANRYYGRNLFKYRLADGRQALNTTYTRASQTSEWVGRQQLDTNRLADMNIPYDDELMLGLEQRWLNTDFRLKYVHRKGNDQVVRASSRVLGLDPAEGYQAIYYNYVNAGSSESDNVSLTITPNQSFRVLGSVTSLQLALDWSRSKNAYSTYEAGFNETEYADGDVLYDGKRLAYSELPASDFNRPWTARLTTITEIPSWHLSISNFFRYRGAYQQIIDTGRTEDVDGETLQVYDTASVAAAPTWDMRVKWEVPTARDQALFVAVDVTNVTDKVNPIVSNSSSARTTYEIGRQYWLEVGYRF